From the genome of Pseudomonas sp. AB6, one region includes:
- a CDS encoding gamma carbonic anhydrase family protein, which produces MTIRPFQGHMPVLAERAFVDRSAVVIGDVEIGADSSVWPLTVIRGDMHRIRIGARTSVQDGCVLHITHAGPFNPDGFALLIGDEVTIAHKVMLHGCTVGNRILIGMGSIVMDGAVVEDEVIIGAGSLVPPGKRLASGFLYVGSPVKQVRALNDKERAFFSYSAGNYVKLKDQHLVEGYDQPI; this is translated from the coding sequence GTGACTATTCGACCGTTTCAGGGACACATGCCGGTGCTTGCCGAACGTGCATTTGTCGATCGATCTGCCGTCGTGATAGGGGATGTCGAGATTGGCGCTGACAGTTCGGTCTGGCCATTGACGGTGATTCGCGGCGACATGCACCGTATCCGCATCGGCGCCCGCACCAGCGTTCAAGACGGCTGCGTGCTGCATATCACCCATGCAGGTCCGTTCAACCCGGACGGCTTTGCGTTGCTGATTGGCGACGAAGTGACTATTGCGCACAAGGTCATGCTGCATGGCTGCACTGTCGGTAATCGCATTTTGATTGGTATGGGCAGCATCGTGATGGATGGCGCGGTGGTTGAGGACGAGGTGATCATCGGCGCAGGCAGCCTGGTGCCGCCAGGCAAGCGATTGGCCAGTGGGTTTTTGTACGTCGGCAGTCCGGTCAAACAGGTTCGCGCACTGAACGACAAAGAACGAGCGTTTTTTAGTTACAGTGCTGGCAACTACGTGAAGCTCAAGGATCAGCACCTGGTCGAAGGGTATGACCAGCCGATTTAA
- a CDS encoding HAD family hydrolase, giving the protein MHYQTILFDLDGTLTDPRLGITRSIQFALSRLGIDEPDLTKLEHFIGPPLLQAFMQFYEFDEAKAWEAVGFYRKRFRVTGLYENRVFDGVIELLETLAKQDRQLYIATSKPWEFAREIARHFNFAKHFKVIYGSELDGTRTDKVELIGYLMSEEQLDPKQTLMIGDRKHDLIGGKRNGLDVAAVGYGFGSQEELTAESPTYHFATLAEMHRAFLKS; this is encoded by the coding sequence ATGCACTACCAAACTATTTTGTTCGACCTCGATGGCACCTTGACCGACCCGCGCTTGGGTATTACTCGTTCGATCCAGTTTGCCTTGAGCCGTCTGGGTATTGATGAGCCGGATCTGACCAAGCTTGAACACTTCATCGGCCCGCCGTTGTTGCAGGCGTTCATGCAGTTCTACGAATTCGATGAGGCAAAGGCCTGGGAGGCGGTAGGGTTTTATCGCAAGCGGTTCAGGGTCACCGGGCTGTATGAGAATCGGGTGTTTGATGGCGTGATTGAGCTGCTGGAAACCCTCGCCAAGCAGGATCGGCAGCTGTACATAGCGACCTCAAAACCCTGGGAGTTTGCCCGGGAAATCGCCCGGCACTTTAATTTCGCCAAGCACTTTAAAGTGATTTACGGCAGCGAACTTGATGGCACGCGAACTGACAAGGTCGAGTTGATCGGTTATTTGATGAGCGAAGAACAGCTTGATCCCAAACAAACCTTGATGATCGGCGACCGCAAACATGACTTGATCGGCGGCAAACGTAATGGTTTGGATGTGGCGGCGGTGGGATATGGGTTTGGCAGTCAAGAAGAACTGACTGCAGAATCACCGACTTACCACTTTGCGACATTGGCCGAAATGCATCGAGCGTTTTTGAAGAGTTGA
- a CDS encoding aminopeptidase — protein MIRHDFLFLCRGFALLAILLLSGCTSVDYYGQLATGQLRLLHAREPVTTIIADPKRDPKLRNQLVQSQQARAFASRQLHLPDNQSYRLYVDIGRPYVVWNVFATDEFSLNAQSQCFPVAGCVAYRGYYNPSDARGKAALQRLAGQDVYLSGVETYSTLGWFDDPIISSMLHWGDERLAALIFHELAHQRFYVKDDSEFNESYANFVEQEGGRQWRVARGLAPEKESDSKQREQFTQLVLGARERLKKLYAQPLPTQVMRERKAAEFERLRSDYRQIRDSQWAGNRRYDPWINAPLNNAKLLPFGLYDQWVPAFAALYKQEHGDWSAFYSAVEKLGGLPIEQRRAQMRKLMGS, from the coding sequence ATGATTCGACACGACTTTCTGTTTCTTTGCCGTGGATTCGCGCTATTGGCAATATTGCTGCTCAGCGGCTGTACCAGTGTCGACTACTACGGTCAGCTTGCCACTGGGCAATTGCGTTTACTCCATGCTCGTGAGCCGGTAACTACTATTATTGCTGACCCTAAACGCGACCCGAAGCTGCGAAACCAACTGGTTCAATCGCAACAGGCGCGAGCGTTCGCCAGTCGCCAACTGCACCTGCCAGACAACCAAAGTTATCGGCTGTATGTCGATATCGGGCGGCCTTATGTAGTTTGGAATGTATTCGCTACCGATGAGTTTTCCCTCAACGCACAGAGCCAGTGTTTCCCTGTTGCGGGATGCGTAGCTTATCGAGGTTATTACAACCCAAGCGACGCTCGGGGCAAAGCGGCATTGCAGCGTCTGGCCGGTCAAGACGTTTATTTGAGCGGCGTTGAAACCTATTCGACGTTAGGTTGGTTCGACGATCCGATCATCAGCTCGATGCTGCATTGGGGCGATGAGCGTCTGGCAGCATTGATCTTTCATGAGTTGGCGCATCAGCGTTTTTACGTGAAGGACGATTCTGAGTTCAACGAGTCTTATGCCAATTTTGTCGAGCAAGAAGGCGGTCGCCAATGGCGCGTGGCGCGTGGTTTGGCTCCGGAAAAAGAGTCGGACTCCAAACAACGGGAACAATTTACCCAACTGGTTTTAGGGGCGCGGGAACGCTTGAAAAAACTCTACGCGCAGCCGCTGCCGACGCAGGTGATGCGCGAACGTAAAGCGGCGGAGTTCGAGCGGTTGCGCAGCGACTACCGGCAGATCCGCGACAGTCAGTGGGCAGGCAATCGCCGCTACGATCCTTGGATCAATGCACCGTTGAACAACGCCAAGCTGCTGCCATTTGGATTGTATGACCAATGGGTGCCAGCGTTTGCGGCGCTGTATAAACAGGAACACGGCGATTGGTCGGCGTTTTACAGTGCGGTGGAAAAGCTGGGTGGGTTGCCGATTGAGCAGCGTAGAGCGCAGATGCGCAAGTTGATGGGTAGCTGA
- a CDS encoding DUF1161 domain-containing protein, whose product MKRIFLAGICTAFAATALAAPKPCGELKDEIEAQIQAKNVTSYTLEIVSNEEVHDENMVVGTCENGTRKIIYQRNDK is encoded by the coding sequence ATGAAGCGCATTTTTTTAGCTGGTATCTGTACCGCATTTGCCGCTACAGCATTGGCAGCGCCAAAACCTTGCGGTGAGCTCAAGGATGAAATTGAGGCCCAGATTCAAGCTAAAAACGTAACCTCCTATACGTTGGAAATTGTTTCCAACGAGGAAGTCCACGACGAAAACATGGTTGTTGGTACCTGTGAAAACGGTACGCGAAAAATCATCTACCAACGCAACGACAAATAA
- a CDS encoding OsmC family protein, which translates to MSIVKKASAHWKGDLKNGIGSISTETNVLNKAPYGFKARFEGGKGTNPEELIGAAHAGCFSMALSMILEGAGLEADSIDTDAAVTLEQSAGGFDITAIHLTLKAKIPNATQAQFDELTKKAKDGCPVSKVLNAAITLDATLVS; encoded by the coding sequence ATGAGCATCGTTAAAAAAGCATCAGCCCACTGGAAAGGCGATCTGAAAAACGGTATTGGCAGCATCTCTACCGAAACCAACGTACTTAACAAAGCACCTTACGGCTTCAAGGCCCGATTTGAAGGCGGTAAGGGCACCAACCCTGAAGAACTGATTGGCGCGGCACATGCTGGCTGCTTTTCAATGGCACTGTCGATGATTCTTGAGGGCGCGGGCCTCGAAGCCGACAGCATCGACACCGACGCGGCCGTGACCTTGGAGCAATCCGCTGGTGGCTTTGATATCACCGCCATACACCTGACCTTGAAGGCGAAAATTCCTAACGCCACTCAAGCGCAATTCGACGAGCTGACCAAGAAAGCCAAAGACGGCTGCCCGGTCTCCAAAGTACTAAACGCGGCTATTACGCTGGATGCCACGTTGGTAAGTTGA
- a CDS encoding LLM class flavin-dependent oxidoreductase, producing the protein MKRLADVKISTLDLVPVRQDAGSAQSLRNSLDLARHVEKLGYNRFWVAEHHNMDGIASSATSVLIGYVAGGTSTIRVGAGGVMLPNHAPLVIAEQFGTLASLYPGRIDLGLGRAPGSDQMTARALRRERSGSADDFPEDVSELLRYLGPRTPNQRVIAVPGTGTNVPVWLLGSSLFSAQLAGERGLPYAFASHFAPRYMHEAIRVYRNHFKPSIYLDDPYVMLGVPLAAADTDEHADYLATSLYQRILSLMRGQSLVQKPPVKTMEGLWLPHEREAVADFLGLAMVGSALKIRAKLEVLVEQTQADELIFTCDMYDHADRLRSYEILAETVLG; encoded by the coding sequence ATGAAACGTTTAGCGGATGTCAAAATCTCTACCCTCGATCTGGTGCCAGTGCGCCAAGATGCTGGCTCAGCGCAATCGCTTCGCAACTCGTTGGATTTAGCCAGACACGTTGAAAAGCTTGGCTATAACCGTTTTTGGGTGGCCGAACACCACAACATGGACGGCATCGCCAGCTCGGCGACCTCAGTCCTGATTGGCTATGTAGCCGGTGGCACCTCGACCATTCGCGTCGGCGCCGGTGGCGTCATGCTGCCCAATCACGCACCGCTGGTGATAGCAGAACAATTCGGAACTCTCGCCAGCTTATATCCAGGCCGCATCGATTTGGGCCTGGGCCGCGCGCCAGGATCGGATCAAATGACCGCCCGCGCCTTGCGCCGCGAACGCTCCGGCAGCGCGGACGATTTTCCTGAAGACGTGTCCGAATTGCTGCGCTATCTAGGTCCTCGCACGCCGAATCAGCGGGTAATTGCCGTACCGGGTACGGGCACCAACGTGCCGGTCTGGTTACTGGGCTCTAGCTTGTTCAGCGCACAACTGGCCGGCGAGCGCGGTTTGCCTTACGCCTTCGCATCCCATTTCGCGCCGCGTTACATGCACGAAGCGATTCGGGTTTATCGTAACCATTTCAAGCCGTCGATCTACCTGGACGATCCTTACGTCATGCTCGGCGTGCCATTGGCGGCCGCCGATACCGATGAGCACGCCGATTATCTGGCGACCTCGCTTTACCAGCGGATTCTTTCGTTGATGCGGGGCCAAAGCTTGGTCCAGAAACCTCCGGTAAAAACCATGGAAGGCTTATGGTTGCCCCACGAACGTGAAGCCGTGGCTGATTTCCTAGGGTTGGCAATGGTCGGCAGCGCGCTGAAAATTCGCGCCAAGCTTGAAGTGTTAGTGGAGCAGACCCAAGCCGACGAACTAATCTTTACTTGCGACATGTACGACCACGCCGATCGATTGCGCTCTTACGAGATTCTGGCGGAAACTGTACTGGGCTGA
- a CDS encoding DUF1161 domain-containing protein: MKKFVLAIALLSIAGTAMAAGKSCDDLKSEIDAKIKAKGASSYSLEVVAKGSSTDAKVVGTCEAGTKEIVYKRG; encoded by the coding sequence ATGAAGAAGTTTGTATTGGCGATAGCGCTGTTAAGCATTGCAGGTACCGCGATGGCCGCTGGCAAGTCCTGCGATGATTTAAAATCGGAAATCGATGCGAAAATCAAAGCTAAAGGTGCCTCGTCTTACAGCCTTGAGGTCGTTGCGAAAGGCAGCTCGACGGATGCTAAGGTTGTGGGCACCTGTGAGGCCGGCACCAAGGAAATTGTGTACAAGCGCGGCTAA
- a CDS encoding dodecin — MSDHHTYKKVELVGSSSTTIEDAIDNAIAEAAKSIKHLEWFEVLETRGHIEDGRVAHYQVTLNVGFRIANS; from the coding sequence ATGAGTGATCACCACACTTACAAAAAAGTCGAGCTGGTTGGCTCATCGTCCACCACCATCGAAGACGCGATCGACAACGCCATCGCTGAAGCGGCCAAAAGCATCAAGCACCTGGAGTGGTTCGAAGTACTGGAGACTCGCGGCCATATTGAAGATGGGAGGGTTGCGCACTACCAGGTGACGTTGAATGTAGGCTTTCGAATCGCGAATAGCTGA
- a CDS encoding DUF883 family protein translates to MANTSLRKASLQSMEAEIESLLKSLESLKSDASDESRKTLKSLKANAENALSHSRSLLSDVYAEVKDKTRETGLATRDYAQEHPWTTAGVAVGAIGLLAAYLLFRRD, encoded by the coding sequence ATGGCTAACACCTCTCTACGTAAAGCCTCGTTGCAAAGCATGGAAGCCGAGATCGAAAGTCTTCTTAAATCCCTTGAGAGCCTTAAATCCGATGCGTCGGACGAGTCGCGCAAAACCCTGAAAAGCCTCAAAGCCAACGCTGAAAATGCGCTAAGCCATTCACGCAGCTTGCTTAGCGATGTGTACGCCGAAGTTAAAGACAAAACTCGCGAAACGGGTCTTGCTACTCGCGATTACGCGCAAGAACACCCGTGGACCACCGCTGGCGTTGCGGTCGGTGCAATCGGTCTGCTGGCTGCCTACCTGTTGTTCAGGCGCGATTGA
- a CDS encoding LysR family transcriptional regulator, translated as MSRDLPPLNALRAFEAAARLSSVSKAAEQLHVTHGAVSRQLKVLEEHLGLALFVKDGRGLKLTDAGIRLRDASADVFERLRSVCAELTQTSADAPFVLGCSGSLLARWFIPRLGRLNAELPDLRLHLSAGEGDFDPRRPGLDALLVFAEPPWPSDMQVYELASERIGPVMSPRFSGFEKLRHAPVRSLTSETLLQTTSRLQAWPIWAQKNGIEPDALHYGQGFEHLYYLLEAAVAGLGIAIAPEPLVADDLRAGRLAAPWGFSETPARLALWIPKRAADGRAQQLAQWLKAELERGARG; from the coding sequence ATGAGCCGAGATCTCCCCCCTCTTAATGCCTTACGCGCTTTTGAAGCGGCTGCCCGTTTAAGCAGCGTCAGCAAGGCTGCCGAGCAGCTCCACGTTACCCACGGCGCGGTCAGTCGGCAGCTCAAAGTGCTGGAAGAGCACTTGGGCCTCGCGTTGTTCGTCAAAGACGGGCGTGGCCTTAAACTCACAGATGCAGGTATTCGGTTGCGCGATGCCAGCGCTGACGTATTTGAACGCTTGCGCTCGGTCTGCGCTGAATTAACTCAAACCAGCGCCGACGCCCCCTTTGTTCTGGGCTGCTCAGGAAGCCTGCTGGCACGCTGGTTTATTCCGCGTCTGGGGCGTCTGAACGCGGAGTTACCAGATTTGCGCCTGCATTTGTCGGCCGGGGAAGGTGATTTTGATCCCCGTCGTCCCGGGTTGGATGCCTTACTGGTTTTTGCCGAACCGCCTTGGCCCTCAGACATGCAGGTATATGAGCTCGCCAGTGAGCGGATTGGCCCAGTGATGAGTCCCCGGTTTTCCGGTTTTGAAAAACTTCGTCATGCGCCGGTGCGGTCATTGACGAGCGAAACGCTGTTACAAACCACGTCTAGGTTGCAAGCTTGGCCGATTTGGGCTCAGAAAAACGGGATCGAGCCAGACGCGCTGCATTATGGTCAGGGTTTTGAGCATTTGTATTATTTGCTAGAAGCAGCTGTTGCAGGATTAGGCATTGCGATCGCGCCGGAGCCGCTGGTGGCGGATGACCTACGTGCCGGACGCCTAGCGGCACCTTGGGGCTTTAGTGAGACACCGGCGCGGCTGGCGTTGTGGATTCCGAAACGCGCCGCAGATGGGCGCGCTCAGCAATTGGCGCAGTGGCTAAAAGCCGAGCTTGAGCGGGGAGCCAGAGGCTGA
- the trpB gene encoding tryptophan synthase subunit beta yields MTQTHFRKGADANGLFGSFGGRYVAETLMPLVLDLDREYEAAKVDPEFLKQLAYFQRDYVGRPNPLYFAERLTEYCGGAKIYFKREELNHTGAHKINNCIGQVLLAKRMGKTRLIAETGAGMHGVATATVAARFGLPCVIYMGATDIERQQANVFRMRLLGAEIVPVISGTGTLKDAMNEALRDWVTNVEDTFYMIGTVAGPHPYPSMVRDFQSIIGKETKEQLQEKEGRLPDSLIACVGGGSNAMGLFHPFLDDASVEIIGVEAGGHGVDTDKHAASLNGGVPGVLHGNRTYLLQDTDGQITDAHSISAGLDYPGIGPEHAYLHEMKRVEYVSITDDEALEAFHHCCLLEGIIPALETAHALAEAMKRATNLRDDHLMVVCLSGRGDKDMQTVMSHMTAANKSQEQLV; encoded by the coding sequence ATGACCCAGACCCATTTTCGCAAAGGCGCTGATGCAAACGGCCTGTTTGGCTCATTTGGCGGCCGTTACGTGGCTGAAACCCTAATGCCCCTGGTGCTCGACCTTGACCGAGAATACGAAGCCGCCAAGGTCGATCCCGAATTTCTTAAGCAACTCGCCTACTTTCAGCGCGACTATGTGGGCCGTCCAAATCCACTATATTTCGCCGAACGTCTGACCGAGTATTGCGGCGGCGCAAAAATCTACTTTAAGCGCGAAGAACTGAACCACACCGGCGCGCACAAAATTAATAACTGCATCGGCCAGGTGTTGCTTGCCAAACGTATGGGTAAAACACGCCTGATCGCTGAAACAGGTGCTGGCATGCATGGCGTGGCCACAGCGACCGTAGCAGCGCGTTTCGGTCTTCCGTGCGTTATCTATATGGGCGCAACCGACATAGAACGGCAACAGGCCAACGTGTTTCGCATGAGGCTGCTGGGCGCTGAGATCGTGCCAGTCATTTCCGGCACCGGCACTCTGAAAGACGCGATGAACGAAGCTCTACGCGATTGGGTTACCAACGTCGAGGACACCTTCTACATGATTGGAACCGTGGCTGGCCCACATCCTTATCCGTCGATGGTTCGCGACTTTCAATCAATCATAGGCAAAGAAACCAAAGAACAGCTGCAAGAAAAAGAAGGCCGTCTGCCAGACAGTCTGATTGCTTGCGTCGGTGGCGGCTCCAACGCCATGGGCCTGTTTCACCCCTTTCTGGATGACGCCAGTGTCGAAATCATTGGCGTTGAAGCTGGCGGTCATGGCGTCGATACCGACAAACACGCCGCCAGCCTGAACGGCGGCGTACCGGGGGTTCTGCACGGCAACCGCACTTATCTACTACAAGATACCGACGGCCAGATCACAGACGCGCACTCGATTTCTGCTGGCCTCGACTACCCTGGCATTGGCCCGGAACACGCTTACCTGCACGAAATGAAACGCGTCGAGTACGTCAGTATCACCGACGACGAAGCACTCGAGGCGTTCCACCATTGCTGCCTGCTGGAAGGCATTATCCCGGCGCTCGAAACAGCTCACGCATTGGCCGAAGCCATGAAACGCGCCACCAACCTGCGCGATGATCACTTGATGGTGGTTTGCCTCTCGGGCCGTGGTGACAAAGACATGCAAACCGTGATGAGCCACATGACCGCTGCCAACAAGTCCCAGGAGCAATTGGTATGA
- the trpA gene encoding tryptophan synthase subunit alpha: protein MSRLEQRFAELKAEGRAALVTFITAGDPGYETSLAILKGLPEAGADVIELGMPFTDPMADGLAIQLATLRALDAGQTLAKTLNMVREFRVDNHSTPIVLMGYYNPIHRFGVEAFVAEAKAVGVDGLIIVDLPPEHDAELATPAQAAGIDFIRLTTPTTDDARLPTVLERSSGFVYYVSVAGVTGAGSATSDQVKYAIERLRRHTDLPISVGFGIRTPEQAADIARLAEGVVVGSALVDKIAKATSPNQAIDDVLSLCSALASGVRSARVSKG from the coding sequence ATGAGCCGTCTCGAACAACGTTTCGCAGAATTGAAAGCCGAAGGCCGGGCCGCGCTGGTAACCTTTATCACCGCTGGCGACCCGGGTTATGAAACCTCCCTGGCAATCCTCAAGGGCCTACCGGAGGCCGGAGCCGATGTTATCGAGTTGGGCATGCCGTTCACCGATCCCATGGCCGACGGGCTGGCGATTCAGTTGGCGACCTTGCGCGCTTTGGACGCAGGTCAAACCCTGGCAAAAACCCTAAACATGGTTCGCGAATTCCGCGTCGACAACCACTCCACACCGATTGTGCTGATGGGCTACTACAACCCGATTCACCGCTTCGGTGTTGAGGCCTTCGTGGCAGAAGCCAAAGCCGTCGGCGTCGATGGCTTGATCATCGTAGACCTGCCGCCCGAACATGACGCTGAGCTGGCCACGCCGGCGCAGGCTGCCGGTATCGATTTTATCCGCTTGACCACCCCAACCACCGATGACGCACGCCTGCCAACGGTCTTGGAGCGCAGCTCTGGCTTCGTCTACTACGTGTCTGTTGCCGGAGTTACTGGCGCTGGGTCGGCGACTTCGGACCAAGTCAAATACGCGATTGAGCGTTTACGTCGCCACACCGATCTGCCGATCAGCGTCGGCTTTGGCATCCGTACCCCGGAACAAGCCGCTGATATCGCGAGGTTGGCAGAAGGTGTAGTGGTCGGTTCGGCCCTGGTCGACAAAATCGCCAAGGCCACCTCTCCAAACCAAGCCATCGACGACGTACTGAGCCTGTGTTCCGCGTTGGCAAGCGGCGTTCGTAGCGCCCGTGTCAGCAAAGGGTAA
- a CDS encoding anti-virulence regulator CigR family protein, whose protein sequence is MKLPTRLVAGLGIMMIMSASPLLHADDRDQHDHGRGGDNHQDENYRDDNHGHDGHDDRHYDHDEHGPRRPPENFDEARRSFHDHHEYFSRGRPLPPDIRLERGRPLPYGYGEPIDPRALEQLPRYEGYEWRRVGPDVVLVAITTGVIYTILDNVLN, encoded by the coding sequence ATGAAACTGCCAACCCGTTTAGTTGCAGGCCTGGGGATCATGATGATCATGAGCGCCAGTCCGTTGTTGCACGCCGATGACCGTGATCAGCACGATCACGGACGTGGAGGCGACAATCATCAGGACGAAAATTACCGAGACGACAATCACGGCCATGACGGCCATGACGACCGCCATTATGACCATGATGAACACGGTCCACGCCGGCCGCCGGAGAACTTCGACGAGGCACGTCGCAGCTTCCATGATCACCATGAGTACTTCTCCCGGGGTCGGCCATTACCGCCAGACATCCGATTGGAGCGTGGCCGCCCACTGCCTTATGGTTACGGCGAACCGATTGACCCGCGCGCACTTGAACAGTTACCTCGTTACGAAGGTTATGAATGGCGCCGGGTAGGGCCGGATGTGGTGCTGGTCGCAATTACCACAGGCGTCATTTACACCATTTTGGATAACGTGCTGAATTGA
- a CDS encoding choline sulfate utilization transcriptional regulator: MYEALGGLSLDLMRAFEAAARHRSFTAASVELGTTQPAVSQQIKRLEEQLTTRLFDRIYRGIELTEAGEVLFSYVQSGLQSIDGGLHAITAQRQHEVLQVATDFAFAAYWLMPRLHRFHKANPDVDVSLVTSERSHNMLRADVDVAVLFGDGRFKQGESRWLFSEEVFPVCSPQLVAGRTLPLPTEALLDLPLLHLRGEGSSNWFDWSGVFRELNLRQAPAPGQLRFDNYTLLIQAAIAGQGVAIGWRHLVDALLEQNLLCRPIAATAISACGYYVVLPQRKRRVQLVQQFVDWLATEQAQSGDSLAGRTLPSIAV; the protein is encoded by the coding sequence ATGTATGAAGCCCTTGGTGGTTTGTCTTTGGATTTGATGCGGGCGTTTGAAGCCGCTGCCAGACATCGTAGTTTTACCGCTGCGTCGGTTGAGCTGGGCACCACTCAGCCTGCGGTCAGCCAGCAGATCAAGCGTCTCGAAGAACAACTGACGACCCGATTGTTTGACCGCATCTACCGGGGCATTGAGCTAACCGAAGCGGGCGAAGTTTTGTTTAGCTACGTGCAGTCGGGCTTGCAGTCCATCGATGGTGGATTACATGCGATTACTGCACAGCGTCAGCACGAAGTGTTACAGGTAGCCACCGACTTTGCGTTTGCGGCTTATTGGCTCATGCCGCGCTTGCATCGCTTCCACAAAGCTAACCCGGACGTGGACGTCAGTTTGGTTACCAGTGAGCGTAGCCATAACATGCTGCGGGCTGATGTCGATGTGGCGGTATTGTTCGGTGACGGGCGTTTTAAGCAGGGCGAAAGCCGTTGGTTGTTCAGTGAAGAAGTGTTTCCTGTGTGCAGCCCGCAATTGGTAGCAGGCAGGACATTACCGTTGCCGACTGAAGCGTTGCTTGACCTTCCCTTGCTGCATTTACGCGGTGAGGGCAGCAGTAATTGGTTTGATTGGAGCGGAGTTTTCCGTGAACTCAATTTGCGCCAGGCTCCGGCCCCAGGCCAGTTGCGCTTCGACAATTACACGCTGTTGATCCAAGCCGCTATTGCCGGCCAAGGAGTTGCCATCGGCTGGCGGCATCTAGTGGATGCTTTGCTAGAACAAAATCTACTTTGCAGGCCCATCGCTGCTACCGCCATCTCAGCGTGCGGCTATTACGTAGTTTTGCCGCAACGCAAACGCCGGGTGCAACTGGTGCAACAGTTTGTCGATTGGCTGGCGACGGAGCAGGCGCAAAGCGGCGATTCGCTGGCGGGACGGACGTTGCCGTCGATTGCTGTATAG